TCATCATTGTCATTACaatatgcacacacaaaacaatacaGTAAGCTAATTCAGTACCAATCAAACAAATTGCAGTCGTTTATGAGTTCGGAGGTTGTTACCATGGCGACCACATTACATATTCATATGATAAGCAAAGTAGCTGCACTTCTACTTGTacttactgtactgtaaacacTAGTATTTCACGTCAAGATGTGAGGGCAATACTGCCATCTAATGGCTGACAGCAGATACAACATCCTCACCTGAGTGACTGATCACGGTAACTttcagccagtgcaaatttacacaaaaaaacctGCGCAGCGGATTTTTAACAAGCATGAGACAGTCTgtaaaatatagatttttttaaattgtaatgttACGAGGTGAAAATTTGCAATACAGTATGATTATTATTAGACCAAGATTATAAATCCTGAGTCAAAATCAGTAtattataaaactaaaattgtaaTTCCTAGAGGCAGAATGTTACACAATTTAAGTGcagaaagtaattttttttagcaacatAAACCCACAAGATTTTAGTCAGAACTTTGGAAAAAGACATTATTGATAATTTTTGATGGATTTGTCACTTCTGTTTTCCACACTTAATAAAAATggaatattattcattcaaaaaaaaaaaaagaatcttcaTGTGAACTTAAataatttattccaaaataactgCCATTGTTTGGTTTCACAatcgttgtttttgttttttttaacatgctagTTATAAGCAAAATTTTTTTGATTGCGAGCTATGATTGGAagccatcttaaaaaaaaaaagcatcagttTGGCAGATAGTTAGCCATTCATCAAACCACTTAACGCTAACACACAATGTAAACCGCCTAACGAAACTAGCATCAACGTCACGATTATTTATAAACGTTCAACGACTTTCATTTCAATACAAGTGGTAGCATGAAAACAACACTCACAGGTGTGAAAAATGACTAATAATGCTGCAGCTTACTGAGCATAGCTGTGAGCATCTTTTCCATGCTAATTCTATAGCGACAACTCTGCCCCCTAATGGCCAAGACGCACTGGAACGGATTCATGGTAAGACAGTTTGTGATACAAGTGTTTTAAGTTGCGAGTGTGGCCCAAGAAGGAATTAAGCTCGCAAGTCAAGACGCCACAGTATCACTCAAAACAAATGTAAGAATGtcggattttctttttttctttttttatggttACGAACTGTTGCAGCACCGCCTTCGCTCCTCCTGAGTCTCGCTGGTGGCTCGGACCGTCCCAGAGAGCGTCACGGCGCTTATGGAGCCACGCGTCACCTGTCGACTGGCAACCTTGTGATGGATCGCTGCGGGGTGTGCGGGgtgaaagggggggaaaaaaacaaaacaaaaaacgttttgaaCGACTGCAAGCAAGAGGTGAGGTGGCAACAAGGTGAGCATACCCGTCAGGACGTCGATGAAGGCCGCCTCCACGTTGGTGGAGTCCAACGCCGACGTCTCCATGAACATCAGACCCTTGTTCTCTGATGGAAAGGATGGAACGGGGAGATCATGTGATCAAAGAGTTGTCGTGTGATTGGACCACAGAAACTACAAACTGAAAGTTTTGGAAATTAATGTTGGTATTTAATAAAAGTCGTAACACAGCTGGAGACCATTTTGAATATTACTGAAATGTTTCTTTAAATTTGAGACTTGAGTCTATGAACtttatgaacaaaaataatccatccatttattttctgtaCCAAATTTCGTATAAATCTTCTGAAAATGAaagaagaataaagttgtaatatgtaatttaaaaaaaattacaattaaaaatgtcatattgcTGGAgactaaagtcagaattttcaaaaagtcataACATTATGAAAAACAAtaatacacagaagaaaaaaaaaatgtacaagagacaaaaaaatgagttcCAAGACCAAAGCTTTAAGCTATAATACAGAAAATAATTTATGAAACAAATTTCGGATAAATAGTCAGAAATTGAaagaagaataaagttgtaatatgggaaaaaatttttttttttaaatctcattgcTGGAGACTGAAGTCAGaattttcaaaaatttgtaacattctgaaaaactgtacaagagaaaaaaatcattacaagACTATAGCTATAATACAGAAAATAATTTATGATACAAGACTTAATTTGCGGCATAAAAATGGCATACAATTAAAGTCGTAAAATATATGTTTAAATGTTgggaaaaattttttttaaaggtgatgagaaataaaatctattatacaaaattaaataatttaaagaagTCCATCTTTGAAATTAGTCATAATgctaaaatttaattaattaaataaataaatgatttaagttgccatccagaaaaaaaagaataaatttgCAACACAAGAAAAGTCGGAATATTACACAATTAAGTtaaaatttcagaaaaaaaataataaaaataaataaatctcaaaaTTTTGACAGTACTAGATTTGTAAATTTCAATTTTgagaccaagaaaaaaaaaaaaaaagttgtcatgtAACATTAACGTGGCAAAAGATGAAATACTtgagatgaaaaaaatattacaatattaatctaataaaaaaagaaaagatgtaacattaagagaaacaaaaaaaaaaaaaagtatttatgttaAAAGACTAAGGTGGAACTTTTGCAAAGTGTTGATGTGCAACCTGCAAAGGCCTTGGCCTCCTCGGCCGGCACGGTGCGCAGGTCCTCCAGGTCCTTCTTGTTGCCCACCAGCATGACCACGATGTGCTGGTCGGCGTGGTCGTACAGTTCTTTGAGCCAGCGTTCGGCGCTCTCGTACGTCAGGTGCTTGCTGATGTCGTACACCAGCAGGGCGCCCACTGCGCCGCGGTAGTACCTGACAACCACAAATTGCAACACTTCCTGAAAAACTAGCAAGGAGTTGCGAGCTTTTATTGCTTTGGTAATAGTTAAAAATGGCTTAACcgagagtttttttgtttgtttgtttgtttgttttaactgaCACAAGTCGCATTATATCTTTTCTTTCCCCTCATATTATTGCAACATAAGTCCCCCAACATTGTGCTCTTAAAGACTTAAATTATTATAACTTTTTCTTGGTATACTAaggtatcccccccccccccccccccataaattgcaactttagttttgtaATAGTACACATTctgttaatataaaaaataaatctacttaaaatcagatttaaaatcatccccaaaggctcatgcattaaattaattaccaaagattaaaaacaaaggacatttttcctagaattatagttagttttagttagttttgtaaatataaaatttagtttcagttagttttagtttttaaaaaaggattttcgtttttattttatttcgtgaacgaaattgttttttgatattcatttttattttagttatttttttattaggtttaggtcacttttttttttttttttaagtaacaatTTGCTTTTTGAAAACGGCACTTTTTTTACTTCTCAAAGTGTACTCACGCCGAGGTAATGGCCCGGTAGCGCTCGAGCCCGGCGGTGTCCCACACTTGCATCTTGATGGTGCAGTTGTCCAGCTGAACGGTGCGTGTGCTGAACTCCACGCCGATGGTGGTGCGGCTGTCGTGTTTGAACTCGTTCTTGGTGAAGCGTGTCAGCAGGTTGGTCTTGCCCACGCCGGACTCGCCGATCAAaaccactgaaaaaaaaaaaaattacaacagaGGCGTCAACAACAAGCCCATAAAGCCGTGGTTCAATCTCGCTGCAGATCGCTCCcatggtttattttttatttttttaaatattatgcacaagtaatacacatttttttctgttaatgtattatggatgttttaattgttcagcactttgagttgcatttgaatgtatgaaaggtgctatataaataaagtttcatTGATTGAAgttttaaacaattttgttttttacattacaaatttttttttcgagCATTAAATTATTTTGGAGAAATTAAACGTTTGGCATCAGTGAAAGAAgctgctacattttttttaaatgtatgaaatggaCTTATTTTGAATGTCACATGTTAAATTGTGCGGTTAAACTGAAGCGCTTGCTATATTAGTATGCTAGTcctaacaaaataaacatttcatcGCAGGCAAATTGCAAATGTTTCACTTGTGGGCGTTCAACCACACGACAACCACTTCTGATGCCAAACTGATGTCTTTTcctttcacacacacatttcaaCATCATTTGCCACGTCAGCGGAATAGAATCCGTAATCACTGCCACTCAAACCGTAAACGGGGGACTCACCTTTGAAGACAAAATTGTACGTGTCGTCCGACCCCATGCTGTAATCGCTAGCTCAGCCTTCCTTCCCCGACGTGACGCCGTTCGACATCAGAAGACCCCCGGAGagagtagaaaaaaatacatccaaGTCCCCTGGCTTCTCTCCCTGCACGCCAGGAGAGTGCTGAGGTGGAAGAGAGAACCGGTCCGACCGCATCCGTACACTTCCTTCTTTATCGCAGGCTGCCGGTGgttgggcggggggggggggggggcaaagtgTGCCCTGCCCATCCCTCGTCAGCTGACAGGTGAAACTGGTAGAACCACTCGAGAAGCTGGCCTGACAGGTGGTTATGCATCTGCCGGGACAAACGTGGACTCACCTCGATTGATAAGCGCGAGGACGTCCAAGGCAACCATGTTGGCTCAATAAACGCTTGACATTGTTGTCGAATGCTTTTTCTCTGCTCTCATCCTTTTCACAAAAGATAATTAATAGAGCAGAAATAGTTGTAGCTTTATGTCCGAGCCACACGGGGGCACTGCTAGCTGCTACCTTTGGTCCAATCTCTTGGCTCTCATTGTTCAGACCAGTCAGAACAACgttgttcaaaaaaaataaaaataaaaataaaaataaaaaaaatattcactttacCTAAAATTTTGCCAGCTGCTACATTTTTGGTCAGCTCTCATTGTTTGGGTTAAACATTTGgaggaaattttttttataaaaaatgtaaaataaataaatatcggtaaataaaaaataaatacataaaaaatatgtcatttttgGGCAATCATTTTGTAATGTAGTTcaaattataatatatatatatatatatacagtatgctaTATATACTTAATGTTTTTTAGATTAATTTTAAATGGACAATAGAATATAATTGACACATAtttaacaaattatttttacttGTGAAAATTTGCCTCAACTTTTTGATTACTTAAAAACTTCCCCACACATCAGTCATACAGCTGTAATTATGTCGGAGATGTAAATTGGtaattttgtgagaaaaaatgtaaatatgaatAATTATGTTTGTCTAAGACAAAAAGGAAGTTCAATCATGTCTTGACACTAAATTTTGCCCCATGAGACAAATGTTGCTTAGCTCCTCTGTGATCTTAAACAGCTTTACAAATACCACGTCTGAATCAACTAAGACAGGGCGCAGACAGTTTTTGACCAcgtatcatttttattttttattttttattgtttttttagtacagtACTGTTAAAAGTTAGTTCCAACATGTTCAATTGGgcgatggacttttttttttttcctgttctgTTGTTTTCAGCCGAGGTcaacaaacaaagcaaagccAGAGAAGCAGTTGCCATGGTTACCACAACTATAATGCtgagatttattaaaaaaaaaaaaaaaaaaaaatagatttgatGACCTAGCActagatttgtttatttttcttgagAAATGCATGGAAGGTCCACCATAAAATTGTTTCTTAACACCAACTGATTCAactgattttgatttgtttaatttaaatgcaactcaaaaaaaataaaataaaaaaatcagattaaaatgaaaggaaagctaattttgcttcattccaAACAGCGGCGTCGACTACGCCAACTCTTTGATAAGTAAATGTCCTGTGACATGCGGCTGCGCGGATTCAACTCGGGACCGCcctcctcctttttttcccaccccacatacacagacacacacgtggAGGTCTCGCTTTGAAGGGGGGAGGACACAAAAAGGCACAGCAGCGGTGCCTCAGACACacaaagacacattttttttttttttttcttctcttgaaCCTGGAATGACAAACTACTAAAGTGTGGAGGGCAATCATGTGGAAAGCCGCAATCGGTGGAGGAAAACGTTGCTCTTCTCAACAAAGCGGGAAGTCGTATGAACAAATGAAACCTTTTTGTTTGTTCGCGCACGCCGGCCAGGCCACGGCCAATCACGTCGTATCCTTTGAGTTGGATGACGTAAACaaaaagagggggaaatatTGGAATGGATCTAACAACGCGATGGGTGTCAGATCGAGCCCAAAGTGTCTTTGTAAAGCTTGGGGAGCGATTTGCGATACTTTTAAGTCTGTAGATGTGACGTGGtgtggtgtgtgcgtgtatgcagGGCGCCAGTATGtaccgcgtgtgcgtgtgtgtgtgtgtgtctttacgAGGGCTGCGAGCCCAACAGTCTCTCGATGGCGGCGTTGATGTCCCCTCCAGTGGCAATGAGGGCCTGCAGGTTGGCCTCGCGGTTGATGAAGCCCATGGCGTTAAGCTGGTCCAGCTGCGACTGGAAGCGAACCTCGGGGGTCTGGTTCTGCCCAGAGAAGGGAGCGGAGCAAACATACAAGTTCAATTATTagactccacaattacaaaaaaaaaatcaacatcatCGTTGTTTCATTAAATTTAagagttttttaattttatacatttgcacctttttctttattttaaaataactaataaagGTTTCATCCACAAGGAACTTGCTTAATTATagagtttcaaagaattttatttgtcttaatatttttacatttaaaacataaatgataatgcacagtgcacaagctgcactccaacttcaagtttttgcctaattaaataaatatgataaattCTGCTTGGTCCAAAATTATATTGTTTCACATTTTttgaattggtcttaatatttttaaatgcttaaacaacattttcttgttttgtaccaaaaaataaatgatcgcacTTCAACTTGAAGtttttgcataaataaataaataaataaataaataccaataaataaataaatattattataaattctgtttggtccaaaaggaacttagatAATTatattgtttctatttttttataggtcttaatatttttaaatgcttaaacattttcttgttttgtaccaaaaaacaaaataaagaatcgtttgaataatcgtgattttaaTTCTTGCCAAAATAGTAGTGAATctagtgattattattattgtggggcCCACCCGTCCTTGTGGGGCCATTTTGCTGGGCCCCACAAGtttagacctctttttgagggtcaagacttggttttacagTTTAGGtttcaattgggttatggttgaggttagggtaaggaatgggggtaggcaataatttttgatggttgggggAAGGGGAAGGGggtaggaaatgcattatgtcaatgagaggGCCCCACAAAGATAGCACCGTGAGGAtgggtgtgcatgcgtgtgtgtgtgtgtgtctgtaccGCTGCGGCTGCTCCCGCGCCTCCTCCGGCGAACATTTGGAGCATCTGTTGCATGAGCTGCTGCTGAGCGGCGTTTGGCGGCGTCCCAGCGCTGCTGGGCGAGGACGCGGGGTTCTCGGTGGGTGCGCTGCCTCCCGTGGTGGGGATGCCGCCGGGGATGCCGCCGGGGATGCCTCCGGGGATGCCTCCGCCGGGGATGCCTCCGCCGGGGATGCCTCCGCCGGGGATGCCTCCGCCGGGAAGGCCGCTTGACATCAaactgaggcaaaaaaaaaaaaaaaaaaaaaaaaaaaaaaagagccgcaCGGTCGTCATTAacccattcaaacccaaaaaatgtataaatacgttttttaatacattgtcctgcactcccaaagatgtatttatacgtgtgtttttttaatgctagaacatacaaaaggctttgatagagcttctgacatgaagatgtcgcttaaaacaatggtagttattacaaaaaaaaaatggccagcaggtggcagcagagtataagcaatcagccagggccatgttgcaacaagctctttttgccagtgttttcaacaggtttttgaataatgatgaaacttagctatattctaatgctaattgctgcaaagtggaaacagatacaactatattttttgtttcctgattaaagaagaaactctaatccttttttttggctaggttctatgtttttatagcaatacaacagaacattctgtggacctcgcaaaatcagtcaaaatccagtaaaacacccaggcgcgaagggggttgcttgaagtgaaaatggctgggagtgaatgagtaaaaaataaataaataaataaataaataaaatctgtgttgaaaatgtttgtgcGGTTTACCTGGGCATGAGGCCGGGTGCTTCCGTTTGCAGCGTCTGGAGGCCCTGTTGGATCTGCATGAGCGCTTGCATGGCGCGCGGATTCGTCATCACTGACAACGCCTCTGGGTTCTGCATCTGAAGACGATCAAACAATCAAAATGACCTCAACTATACAAACAACAGCTTTgctaatcaacttttttttttttttttttttgaaagacaaGAAAAATGTCGTCATTACCTGCTGCAGAAAGATGGGAAGCTGAGAGCGGAACTGCTCCTGCAGCTGTGGGTTTCCGGCAAACAACGGATTATTCAGCATAACCTGGGAAGAAGAGACGGACGGGTAAGCGTCATCAAAGAGTCTTCGTGGCTCTGACCTTGTTAGTTTAGCATTTGATGACAAGTCATCAGAAATCATTGTCGACAAATTGACAGCTGCTTTGaggtgaaaacggaagacttcctgcttctttttttttggtggatctaccgtatttttcggattataagtcacagtttttttcatagtttggccgggggtgcgatttatactctggtgcgacttatgtgtgaaattattaacacattattatatcatttcacatgttattttcacactaaaccgcaagagggcgctctcggCCTAtgttgataatttcaacattgccggtagaagaggaagcggcgcatcgtctacctcccaagttgggggagttgtttaaaagtgacaccgaggatgaagatttcattggatttagtgatttggagtgaaactgatagtttggtaaacttgttagcatatTCTTTATGCtatagttatatgaataacttgtagagaTGGGAACTTAATTCACctacggaacgttgggacgaagggagagttctggGCGGGAAGGTGggaaggggagttagcctgttagcttccagctgagtggggagttgctgttaagacctcagaagctgatgtcaataaaacggcagccttaccaaagactaaaacaaaggacatttttgctataattattgttagttttagttagttttgtaaagataaaatgtagttttggtTAGTTTCGTTTTTTAtcaagcattttcgttttttattttatttcgttaaagaaattgtttgttgaattttagttttttcgttagtatCAATTAACTACAATAACCTTGATGACAAGTTCCTTCTAGAATGAGCCCTGAAAAAGTCAAAATTAGGACAAGCTCCTGACACAAAATGAGCCGAAAAGGACTGCTTCGACATGCATGGCTTTTTGTGTGTCTGCTCATGATAAAAGTATCCACCTGCGAGGCCAACTCCGGGTTCTGGGACAGCGACTGCATCATGCTGCGCATGTAGGGAGCGGACAGCATGTTCTGCATGAGCTGAGGGTTTTCCGAGATCTGCTGCAGGAGGCTTTGCATGCCCGGACTGTTGAACATTcctgggaaataaaaaaaaacccaaaaaaacattgGGTTAGCGGACAGATTAATTGTAATTCAAATCCCGTCGTCTCCATTATACCGTTTCCCAGACTGCCGGGGTTGATGCCCAGCGGGTTGGACACGGTGGGATTGGTGCCGGTggcgggggcgggggcgggggcgggACCGGTGCCTCCTGCCGGGCTCCCGCCGCTGCCGTTCTCCGGAGGGTTCGAGGCGTTGGGTGGACCCCAGGGATTGGGGAGGGGCTCGCGGTTCTCCGTCCGCGACGGCTGGACGCCCGACTCGGAGCCGCCGCCGAGGGCCGAGAAGGGATTGTTGCCAAACTGCCATGGAAAGAAAGTTAGATCCCGACCGACTCTTGCGATATCACCAATGTCAAGCATTTCAAATTGGAATTGAAATTGTGCGTGAATGCGGAGGACGTCAAACAACAATTGCTGAAAAATCTAAATTGTTGGACAGAGGTAAATTCATTCAAATCATTTTTGGAATGTtctcatgaaaaattaaatcttcAAAAAGTAGGaatgtttgaaatgttcaaCTTTTTAAAGTTGGAATATTTGACATAGTTCAGGTTATGTTGAATTTTCGGTTAATGTATTAAAATGATTAATGTGAAAATGCTCTAATGGAATATTTAGACATCTTCAAAAAAATGGTAAGGttgagaaaatatatatttattttatattatttattttttaaattatctctTGGAATATGAGGATTTCaaaagaagtattttttttatgataaacaattcaaattaattcaatCAGTTGAGAAAGGCTGAATTTGGGTTCAATAAGTCAAACTTCTCCATGCATACAAATGTTTCCAtgttttgtgaaaaatgtggaaaaatggatAAAGTGAATCGTGGAAATGTCCCAAATGAGCCAAATATTTTGACAATTGAACTGGTCTGAATTGCTAAAAGACGTAttgaatttgatgtgaaattgtTAAATGTTCTATTAATGTGTATCTTCAAATGGGAATTTCTTTCCCTTGTTTGTGCAATGTGCAAGTCTTTTTTGGTGAGTTGGTGAATTTACAGTAAATTTATTATCTATGAATTTGAATGATTTGGTTTCTCGTGAAAAATTTGGGATTGTGGTAAACAGAATTatgaaaatgtgtaaaatgacaTTTGGGAATACTGACTATTTTCTCCTGGGGAAATGTGGATTTCATCTAACAGTAGTAATGTTTGAAATTTCAACATTACAAGGTTGGAATTATTTCATCGTTTTTTCATATAttcctattatattattttgttttaattgaagCGTTACTGTTACTGTGCATGGTTTGTTacaagaagacaaactattCATGTCgctctttcctaaaaagaaacaaattccAGCTGGGATCCAGTGACCGGCACCTGCTCTCTGGCCGCGCTGAACATGGGCTCCTGGATGTCGGTGTACATCCTGCGCAAGGCGTTGTAGCCACCCGGGATGCTTTCCAAGTTGCTCAGCGCCCGATCCTGGTTGCGCATCATCTCCTGCATCATGGCTGGGTTGCGAGCCAGCTCCATGGTCTGCGCCGAGGGACAAAAACCAGCGTGTGAAGTCTTCTGGacggtagtgttaatttcagcCACCACTTTTCAATGTAGTCTCCGTTTTAATTcagttgttagtttttaatcatagttagtcaatctcgtcccatttttatttagtcaatttttagtcgactataaatgtagcattttagccttcattttagtccaggtaaacataattttatttgtctagttttagtgaacaaaaacagtcaacgttttagtcaggacaatcattttaccactgtattttttttttttgtcagcatatAATGTTGAATATATcacatctaaaactatttcacacaaaaaattcTTTCCGTTTGTTCGaataacttggaggtttgctcgtgcccgaaaagtcgCAGGGGTCaattccacgtttcgccagaggaattgtgcaaatgtgcaaaaactctgaatcttgcatcgtgccccTTTAATGTTACATTCTAactataatttgtttttgtttttttaacctttcaccatgatttcacctcctgtctgtcccatgttttTGTGCTGTggcacatgacagtgtcacagacgtgacagattagcagagacaagattttacaaactcAGATcgttttcatctcgtttttttcatgaactaaaatgtccatagctATTAGTCCActctttattaagtgaagtacacttttgtcttgtcttcattagtcgaggaaaatgcatactgatttagtcacaGTTATTGTTTCTTAATGAGGGGTTTAGTTTAGTCTCgtcttagtccggtgaaaaatgtatgttgttgaaattattattgtttattgttgtaattgacgaaattaacactaccggACGGGACGGGCTTGTTCCCGGACACTTGCTCCCACCTGTCTCATGAGCTCAGGGTTGTTGAGCATGTGCGAGATCTCCGGGTTGCGCTCCATCAACTGCTGCATCTGCGGGTTGGACACGATCATGTGTCGCATCAGGTCCGGGTTGGACATCATGTTCTGCACCAGCGGGTTCTCCATAATCTGCGAGAGCATCTCTGGGTTGGACATGAGCTGCCGCTGCATCTGCTGCTGCAGCTCCATGAAGTTGGCCGAGCCCATGCCCAGGCCCGCCAGGTTTGACAGCTCGCCAAAACCGCCTGCGGAGAGTCGAAGCGGACGCGGGTGAAGATTTAC
This portion of the Festucalex cinctus isolate MCC-2025b chromosome 19, RoL_Fcin_1.0, whole genome shotgun sequence genome encodes:
- the ubqln4 gene encoding ubiquilin-4; translated protein: MADQGAADPANNNNKADASEGTIIKVTVKTPKDKEEIAIAEDSSVTQFKEEISRRFKAKQDQLVLIFAGKILKDGDSLSQHGIKDGLTVHLVIKTAQKASDGGSTSASNSASSPAGNIGGVSNASTTPSSPAGSTAGSAPPPTQTPNLLSGFGELSNLAGLGMGSANFMELQQQMQRQLMSNPEMLSQIMENPLVQNMMSNPDLMRHMIVSNPQMQQLMERNPEISHMLNNPELMRQTMELARNPAMMQEMMRNQDRALSNLESIPGGYNALRRMYTDIQEPMFSAAREQFGNNPFSALGGGSESGVQPSRTENREPLPNPWGPPNASNPPENGSGGSPAGGTGPAPAPAPATGTNPTVSNPLGINPGSLGNGMFNSPGMQSLLQQISENPQLMQNMLSAPYMRSMMQSLSQNPELASQVMLNNPLFAGNPQLQEQFRSQLPIFLQQMQNPEALSVMTNPRAMQALMQIQQGLQTLQTEAPGLMPSLMSSGLPGGGIPGGGIPGGGIPGGGIPGGIPGGIPGGIPTTGGSAPTENPASSPSSAGTPPNAAQQQLMQQMLQMFAGGGAGAAAANQTPEVRFQSQLDQLNAMGFINREANLQALIATGGDINAAIERLLGSQPS
- the LOC144007540 gene encoding ras-related protein Rab-25-like; translation: MGSDDTYNFVFKVVLIGESGVGKTNLLTRFTKNEFKHDSRTTIGVEFSTRTVQLDNCTIKMQVWDTAGLERYRAITSAYYRGAVGALLVYDISKHLTYESAERWLKELYDHADQHIVVMLVGNKKDLEDLRTVPAEEAKAFAENKGLMFMETSALDSTNVEAAFIDVLTAIHHKVASRQVTRGSISAVTLSGTVRATSETQEERRRCCNSS